One Sphingopyxis macrogoltabida genomic region harbors:
- a CDS encoding OmpH family outer membrane protein, producing MKKIFVASALAFAALSVSPVVSAPAFAQAKAVAVADVRAAAARSAAFQTATQQIETTYKAQIDQQQSRGQTLQAEINVLIAKYNEEAKKTPQNQAALQAAAKAVQDKRQAAQTELAKISAPVDLAIAYVEDQISVRMNEAIKAAMTAKKVDLLLNPDAVLARENNVDITDAVVTELNRILPSVSTAAPAGYQPGQLVQQRNQQLMDAARAAQGTPAPAAPATGTPPTTR from the coding sequence ATGAAGAAAATTTTTGTCGCTTCGGCGCTGGCCTTTGCCGCGCTGTCGGTTTCGCCCGTCGTATCGGCTCCCGCCTTCGCGCAGGCAAAGGCGGTTGCCGTCGCCGACGTCCGTGCCGCCGCCGCGCGCTCGGCCGCCTTCCAGACCGCCACGCAGCAGATCGAGACCACCTACAAGGCGCAGATCGATCAGCAGCAGTCGCGCGGCCAGACGCTGCAGGCCGAAATTAACGTCTTGATCGCCAAATATAACGAAGAAGCGAAGAAGACGCCGCAGAATCAGGCTGCGCTGCAGGCGGCCGCCAAGGCCGTGCAGGACAAGCGTCAGGCTGCGCAGACCGAACTCGCCAAGATCAGCGCACCGGTGGATCTCGCAATCGCCTATGTCGAGGACCAGATCAGCGTTCGCATGAACGAAGCGATCAAGGCGGCGATGACCGCGAAGAAGGTCGACCTGCTGCTCAACCCCGACGCGGTGCTGGCACGCGAGAATAATGTCGACATCACCGACGCGGTGGTGACCGAACTCAACCGCATCCTGCCCAGCGTGTCGACCGCGGCGCCGGCCGGCTACCAGCCCGGCCAGCTCGTCCAGCAGCGCAACCAGCAGCTGATGGACGCCGCGCGCGCCGCACAGGGCACGCCTGCTCCCGCCGCGCCGGCGACCGGCACGCCGCCGACGACGCGCTGA
- the fabZ gene encoding 3-hydroxyacyl-ACP dehydratase FabZ gives MADGEKDAGALGPLDIRRILTLLPHRYPMLLVDRVESMVKDTSIHAVKAVTMNEPFFQGHFPGRPIMPGVLIVEALAQAGGILAVESLGLGGSGKLVYFMGIDGVKFRKPVEPGVLLDLHVTILQAKRNICKFEGKAMLGGQLATECQFTAMIADPPGD, from the coding sequence GTGGCTGACGGGGAAAAGGACGCGGGGGCACTGGGTCCGTTGGATATCCGCCGGATCCTGACGCTGCTGCCGCATCGTTATCCGATGCTGCTCGTCGACCGGGTGGAATCGATGGTGAAGGACACCTCGATCCACGCGGTCAAGGCAGTGACGATGAACGAGCCCTTTTTTCAGGGCCATTTCCCCGGCCGGCCGATCATGCCCGGCGTCCTCATCGTCGAGGCGCTGGCGCAGGCCGGCGGTATCCTCGCGGTCGAATCGCTCGGCCTCGGCGGTTCGGGCAAGCTCGTCTATTTCATGGGCATCGACGGCGTGAAGTTCAGGAAACCGGTCGAACCCGGCGTCCTGCTCGACCTTCACGTCACCATCCTTCAGGCCAAGCGGAATATCTGCAAGTTCGAAGGCAAGGCGATGCTCGGCGGACAACTGGCGACCGAATGCCAGTTCACCGCCATGATCGCCGATCCGCCCGGCGACTAA